Below is a genomic region from Rhizobium sp. 9140.
GGAGATCTGGATGTCCATTGAGGGCGAGGTCGTCGCGCGTACGTCGCGCATCTCGTAGCGCCCGGTCTTCAGCGTGCGGGCGAGAATGTCGTTCTCGTTGGTGGCGACCACGAGGCGCGCCACCGGCAGCCCCATCTTCATCGCGACGTAGCCGGCAAAGATGTCGCCGAAATTGCCGGTCGGCACCGTGAAGGCCACCTTCCGGTCCGGCCCGCCGAGCGCCACCGCCGTCGTGAAATAATAGACGATCTGGGACATGATGCGCGCCCAGTTGATCGAGTTCACGCCCGAGAGATGAACGCGGTCGCGGAAAGGCCCGTCGTTGAACATGTCCTTCACCAGCGTCTGGCAATCGTCGAAATTGCCGCGAATGGCGATGGCATGCACGTTCGACGCCTTCGACGTGGTCATCTGGTGCTGCTGCACCGGCGAGACCTTGCCGTGCGGAAACAGGATGAAGATATCGGTACGGTCGCGCCCGGCAAAGGCGTCGATCGCGGCACCGCCCGTGTCGCCCGAGGTGGCGCCGACGATGGTGGCGCGGGTATCGCGGGTGGCCAGCACATGGTCCATCAGCCGCGCCAGCAGCTGCATCGCCACGTCCTTGAACGCAAGCGTGGAGCCGTGGAAAAGCTCCATCACGAAGGCATTCGGCCCCGTCTGCACGATCGGCACCACGGCCGGATGCCGAAACGTCGCATAGGCCTCGTCGATCA
It encodes:
- the thrC gene encoding threonine synthase: MTNVKYVSTRGEAPALGFSDALMAGLARDGGLYVPETWPTLSKREIRDLRGLSYQEVAFRILRLFIDGEIDDATLRGMIDEAYATFRHPAVVPIVQTGPNAFVMELFHGSTLAFKDVAMQLLARLMDHVLATRDTRATIVGATSGDTGGAAIDAFAGRDRTDIFILFPHGKVSPVQQHQMTTSKASNVHAIAIRGNFDDCQTLVKDMFNDGPFRDRVHLSGVNSINWARIMSQIVYYFTTAVALGGPDRKVAFTVPTGNFGDIFAGYVAMKMGLPVARLVVATNENDILARTLKTGRYEMRDVRATTSPSMDIQISSNFERLLFEAFDRDAGKVRAAMGGLKQSGAFEIEKKALKMIRGLFRAGRATEKQVAETIRTTLEETGYLLDPHSAIGAFVAAKHMKPNAPMVTLATAHPAKFPAAVKSASGIDPALPTWLADLMDREERFDILDPELKAVEAYIGEHARIRN